From a single Vitis vinifera cultivar Pinot Noir 40024 chromosome 18, ASM3070453v1 genomic region:
- the LOC100854643 gene encoding uncharacterized protein LOC100854643 — protein sequence MNGRTFVLIFCFWAFLTIITPTLVHLSASAKPNFDFKGEESDGLKARRMMGYLDKHSRSTPVAPAPAPAPAPAPAPAPAPAPAPAPAPAPVLAPELGDGENAFLEGFPTQRPRFQRA from the exons ATGAATGGGAGAACCTTCGTTCTCATATTCTGCTTCTGGGCTTTCCTTACAATCATTACTCCTACACTCGTTCACTTGTCCGCCTCTGCCAAACCCAACTTCGATTTCAAAG GTGAGGAAAGCGACGGATTGAAGGCTCGGAGAATGATGGGCTACTTAGATAAACATAGCAGAAGCACACCAGTAGCTCCGGCCCCGGCACCAGCACCAGCACCAGCACCAGCACCAGCACCAGCACCAGCACCTGCGCCAGCACCTGCCCCAGCGCCGGTGCTGGCACCAGAACTAGGGGATGGGGAAAATGCTTTCCTGGAAGGCTTTCCAACACAAAGACCAAGATTCCAGAGAGCATGA
- the LOC100241970 gene encoding protein RER1B, translating into MERVEGDAASTVAPLAKWKNDFSRAFQHYLDKSTPHPVHRWLGTLAVAAIYVLRVYYVQGFYIVSYGLGIYILNLLIGFLSPKVDPELEVLDGASLPTKGSDEFKPFIRRLPEFKFWYSITKAFCVAFLMTFFSVFDVPVFWPILLCYWIVLFVLTMKRQIMHMIKYKYVPFSIGKQRYTGKKSAASSRGLPRD; encoded by the exons ATGGAGAGAGTTGAGGGTGATGCCGCCTCCACGGTGGCCCCTCTTGCCAAGTGGAAAAATGACTTTTCGAGGGCATTTCAGCATTATTTGGATAAATCAACTCCTCATCCAGTCCATAGGTGGCTCGGAACTCTTGCTGTTGCAGCAATTTATGTCTTACGGGTTTACTATGTTCAAGGGTTCTACATTGTATCATATGGCCTTGGAATATATATCTTGAATCTGTTGATTGGGTTTCTGTCACCAAAGGTCGATCCAGAGCTTGAAGTCTTGGATGGAGCTTCATTACCAACAAAAGGCTCAGATGAATTTAAGCCTTTCATTCGCCGCCTCCCCGAGTTCAAGTTTTG GTATTCCATTACCAAAGCTTTCTGTGTGGCCTTTCTGATGACCTTCTTTTCTGTATTCGACGTCCCTGTTTTCTGGCCCATACTACTCTGCTATTGGATTGTTCTATTTGTCCTCACCATGAAGCGACAAATCATGCACATGATTAAGTACAAATATGTCCCATTCAGCATTGGAAAGCAG AGGTATACTGGGAAGAAGTCTGCTGCAAGTAGCAGGGGATTACCAAGGGACTGA
- the LOC100247109 gene encoding gamma carbonic anhydrase 1, mitochondrial, with protein sequence MGTLGKAIYTVGFWIRETGQAIDRLGCRLQGNYYFLEQISRHRTLMNLFDKAPIVDKDAFVAPSASIIGDVQVGRGSSIWYGCVLRGDVNSISVGSGTNIQDNSLVHVAKSNLSGKVLPTIIGDNVTVGHSAVLHGCTVEDEAFVGMGATLLDGSIVEKHAMVAAGALVRQNTRIPCGEVWGGNPAKFLRKLTDEEIAFISQSAINYSNLAQVHAAENAKPFDEIEFEKVLRKKFARRDEDYDSMLGVVRETPPELILPDNILPDKAPKVSQ encoded by the exons ATGGGAACCCTTGGAAAAGCTATCTACACTGTCGGATTCTGGATTCGGGAGACCGGCCAGGCCATTGATCGTCTCGGTTGCCGTCTCCAAGGAAATTACTACTTCCTAGAACAAA taTCTAGGCATCGGACTCTCATGAACTTATTTGACAAAGCGCCAATTGTTGATAAGGATGCATTTGTGGCTCCAAGTGCTTCTATCATTGGAGATGTTCAAGTGGGACGAGGGTCATCCATTTGGTATGGGTGTGTTTTGAGAG GTGATGTGAACAGCATCAGTGTTGGATCTGGAACTAATATACAGGATAACTCCCTTGTGCACGTGGCAAAATCTAATCTAAGTGGGAAGGTGTTACCAACTATCATTGGGGACAACGTCACTGTAG GTCACAGTGCCGTTTTACATGGCTGTACCGTTGAGGATGAGGCCTTTGTTGGGATGGGAGCAACTTTGCTTGATGGGTCGATTGTTGAGAAGCATGCCATGGTTGCAGCTGGAGCCCTTGTGAGACAGAACACAAGAATTCCCTGTGGGGAG GTATGGGGAGGCAATCCAGCAAAGTTTCTGAGAAAGCTCACTGATGAAGAGATAGCTTTTATCTCCCAGTCAGCCATCAATTATTCCAACCTTGCACAGGTCCATGCAGCTGAAAATGCAAAGCCTTTTGATGAGATTGAGTTTGAGAAGGTACTTCGCAAGAAGTTTGCTCGTCGGGATGAGGACTATGACTCAATGCTTGGTGTAGTTCGTGAAACTCCACCAGAACTTATTCTTCCGGATAACATTCTGCCAGATAAAGCACCGAAAGTTTCTCAGTGA
- the LOC100252232 gene encoding uncharacterized protein LOC100252232 isoform X1, with protein sequence MCSEERGGRQAKKRRGEARMGAEPLLPKKTHTHTQPNSPLILGLQPSALIDHVAKIDSSLLAQIPGERGGSIAVAIEDLEHILNEVKTHILSSPPDPSPMRTMAGGSVANTIRGLSAGFGVNCGILGACGDDEQGGLFVSNMGSSGVNLSALRIKKGPTAQCVCLVDALGNRTMRPCLSSAVKIQAEELTKEDFKGVKWLVMRYGIYNLEVIHAAIRMAKQEGVFVSLDLASFEMVRNFRGPLLELLQSGDIDLCFANEDEARELLRDDENASPEAALEFLAKHCQWAVVTLGSNGCLAKCGREMVRVAAIGEAKATDATGAGDLFAGGFLYGLVKGLSLEECCRVGTCSGGSVIRSLGGEVTPENWQWMYKQMQIKGLPVPGLRQ encoded by the exons ATGTGCTCAGAGGAAAGAGGAGGGAGGCAAGCCAAGAAAAGAAGGGGAGAGGCAAGAATGGGGGCGGAACCCCTATTGCCCAAGAAGACCCACACCCACACCCAACCAAACTCTCCTCTCATCCTTGGACTCCAACCATCTGCCCTCATCGACCACGTCGCTAAAATTGATTCGTCTTTGCTGGCTCAAATCCCCGGCGAGCGTGGTGGCTCGATTGCG GTTGCAATTGAAGACCTGGAGCATATCTTAAATGAGGTGAAGACCCACATCCTTTCTTCTCCTCCTGATCCATCTCCTATGAGGACAATGGCCGGGGGCAGTGTTGCCAATACTATTCGAGGCCTCTCTGCAGGCTTTGGGGTCAACTGTGGAATACTTGGAGCATGTGGGGATGATGAGCAAGGCGGCTTGTTTGTAAGTAACATGGGCTCTAGTGGAGTGAACCTTTCAGCATTGAGGATAAAGAAGGGGCCAACAGCTCAG TGTGTTTGCCTGGTTGATGCATTGGGCAATCGTACAATGCGGCCCTGTCTCTCAAGTGCTGTTAAGATTCAG GCAGAGGAATTAACTAAAGAGGATTTTAAAGGGGTAAAG TGGTTGGTAATGAGATATGGGATAtataatttggaagttattCATGCTGCAATTCGGATGGCCAAACAGGAGGGCGTATTTGTATCCTTGGATTTGGCCAGTTTTGAG ATGGTTCGGAACTTTAGAGGACCTCTTCTAGAGTTACTGCAATCAGGGGATATAGATCTTTGCTTTGCCAATGAGGATGAAGCAAGAGAGCTGTTAAG AGATGACGAAAATGCTAGTCCTGAGGCTGCTCTTGAATTTCTTGCTAAGCACTGCCAATGGGCAGTGGTGACGCTAGGTTCTAATGGTTGCCTTGCAAAATGCGGAAGAGAG ATGGTCCGAGTTGCAGCCATAGGGGAGGCAAAGGCAACTGATGCCACTGGAGCAGGGGACCTGTTTGCAGGTGGATTTTTGTATGGGTTAGTGAAGGGACTATCACTGGAAGAATGCTGCCGAGTGGGCACATGTAGTGGTGGGTCTGTCATTCGTTCTCTTGGGGGCGAGGTGACTCCTGAGAACTGGCAATGGATGTACAAGCAGATGCAGATAAAGGGTCTCCCTGTTCCTGGCCTACGTCAATGA
- the LOC100252232 gene encoding uncharacterized protein LOC100252232 isoform X2 yields the protein MCSEERGGRQAKKRRGEARMGAEPLLPKKTHTHTQPNSPLILGLQPSALIDHVAKIDSSLLAQIPGERGGSIAVAIEDLEHILNEVKTHILSSPPDPSPMRTMAGGSVANTIRGLSAGFGVNCGILGACGDDEQGGLFVSNMGSSGVNLSALRIKKGPTAQCVCLVDALGNRTMRPCLSSAVKIQAEELTKEDFKGVKMVRNFRGPLLELLQSGDIDLCFANEDEARELLRDDENASPEAALEFLAKHCQWAVVTLGSNGCLAKCGREMVRVAAIGEAKATDATGAGDLFAGGFLYGLVKGLSLEECCRVGTCSGGSVIRSLGGEVTPENWQWMYKQMQIKGLPVPGLRQ from the exons ATGTGCTCAGAGGAAAGAGGAGGGAGGCAAGCCAAGAAAAGAAGGGGAGAGGCAAGAATGGGGGCGGAACCCCTATTGCCCAAGAAGACCCACACCCACACCCAACCAAACTCTCCTCTCATCCTTGGACTCCAACCATCTGCCCTCATCGACCACGTCGCTAAAATTGATTCGTCTTTGCTGGCTCAAATCCCCGGCGAGCGTGGTGGCTCGATTGCG GTTGCAATTGAAGACCTGGAGCATATCTTAAATGAGGTGAAGACCCACATCCTTTCTTCTCCTCCTGATCCATCTCCTATGAGGACAATGGCCGGGGGCAGTGTTGCCAATACTATTCGAGGCCTCTCTGCAGGCTTTGGGGTCAACTGTGGAATACTTGGAGCATGTGGGGATGATGAGCAAGGCGGCTTGTTTGTAAGTAACATGGGCTCTAGTGGAGTGAACCTTTCAGCATTGAGGATAAAGAAGGGGCCAACAGCTCAG TGTGTTTGCCTGGTTGATGCATTGGGCAATCGTACAATGCGGCCCTGTCTCTCAAGTGCTGTTAAGATTCAG GCAGAGGAATTAACTAAAGAGGATTTTAAAGGGGTAAAG ATGGTTCGGAACTTTAGAGGACCTCTTCTAGAGTTACTGCAATCAGGGGATATAGATCTTTGCTTTGCCAATGAGGATGAAGCAAGAGAGCTGTTAAG AGATGACGAAAATGCTAGTCCTGAGGCTGCTCTTGAATTTCTTGCTAAGCACTGCCAATGGGCAGTGGTGACGCTAGGTTCTAATGGTTGCCTTGCAAAATGCGGAAGAGAG ATGGTCCGAGTTGCAGCCATAGGGGAGGCAAAGGCAACTGATGCCACTGGAGCAGGGGACCTGTTTGCAGGTGGATTTTTGTATGGGTTAGTGAAGGGACTATCACTGGAAGAATGCTGCCGAGTGGGCACATGTAGTGGTGGGTCTGTCATTCGTTCTCTTGGGGGCGAGGTGACTCCTGAGAACTGGCAATGGATGTACAAGCAGATGCAGATAAAGGGTCTCCCTGTTCCTGGCCTACGTCAATGA
- the LOC100257364 gene encoding proteasome subunit alpha type-1-B isoform X2, whose amino-acid sequence MFRNQYDTDVTTWSPAGRLFQVEYAMEAVKQGSAAIGLRSKTHVVLACVNKANSELSSHQKKIFKVDDHIGVAIAGLTADGRVLSRYMRSECINYSFTYESPLPVGRLVVQLADKAQVCTQRSWKRPYGVGLLVAGLDESGAHLYYNCPSGNYFEYQAFAIGSRSQAAKTYLERRFGTFQNSSREDLIKDALFAIRETLQGEKLKSSICTVTVLGVGEPFHILDQETVQGLINAFEMAGEEAPAADQGAAGEEGAAGEVVAAAEEGAAPEEGAATMDI is encoded by the exons ATGTTCAGGAACCAGTACGACACGGACGTGACCACATGGAGCCCAGCCGGCAGACTCTTTCAAGTGGAGTATGCCATGGAAGCCGTGAAGCAAGGGTCTGCTGCCATTGGCCTCCGATCCAAGACTCATGTCGTCTTGGCTTGTGTCAACAAGGCTAACTCCGAGCTCTCTTCTCACCAGAAGAAGATCTTCAAGGTCGACGACCACATCGGAGTAGCCATCGCAGGCCTCACCGCCGATGGCAGAGTCCTCTCTCGGTACATGCGATCCGAATGCATCAACTACAGCTTCACTTACGAGTCTCCGCTTCCTGTTGGTCGACTGGTTGTTCAGCTTGCCGACAAGGCTCAG GTTTGCACCCAAAGGTCCTGGAAACGGCCCTATGGTGTTGGTCTGCTTGTAGCTGGCTTGGATGAATCGGGGGCTCACCTCTATTACAACTGCCCAAGTGGGAATTACTTTGAATATCAGGCTTTTGCTATTGGATCCCGCTCACAGGCTGCAAAGACGTATTTGGAACGCAGGTTTGGGACGTTCCAAAACTCTTCACGAGAAGATCTTATCAAGGATGCACTTTTTGCAATAAGAGAAACCTTGCAAGGAGAAAAGCTTAAGAGCTCCATTTGCACAGTCACAGTGCTTGGAGTGGGGGAGCCTTTCCATATATTGGATCAGGAAACAGTGCAGGGGTTAATTAATGCATTTGAGATGGCAGGGGAGGAGGCTCCTGCTGCGGACCAGGGTGCTGCTGGTGAAGAGGGTGCTGCTGGTGAAGTGGTTGCTGCCGCAGAAGAGGGTGCTGCTCCTGAAGAGGGTGCTGCTA CAATGGATATCTGA
- the LOC100257364 gene encoding proteasome subunit alpha type-1-B isoform X1: protein MFRNQYDTDVTTWSPAGRLFQVEYAMEAVKQGSAAIGLRSKTHVVLACVNKANSELSSHQKKIFKVDDHIGVAIAGLTADGRVLSRYMRSECINYSFTYESPLPVGRLVVQLADKAQVCTQRSWKRPYGVGLLVAGLDESGAHLYYNCPSGNYFEYQAFAIGSRSQAAKTYLERRFGTFQNSSREDLIKDALFAIRETLQGEKLKSSICTVTVLGVGEPFHILDQETVQGLINAFEMAGEEAPAADQGAAGEEGAAGEVVAAAEEGAAPEEGAATEEGAAPMDI, encoded by the exons ATGTTCAGGAACCAGTACGACACGGACGTGACCACATGGAGCCCAGCCGGCAGACTCTTTCAAGTGGAGTATGCCATGGAAGCCGTGAAGCAAGGGTCTGCTGCCATTGGCCTCCGATCCAAGACTCATGTCGTCTTGGCTTGTGTCAACAAGGCTAACTCCGAGCTCTCTTCTCACCAGAAGAAGATCTTCAAGGTCGACGACCACATCGGAGTAGCCATCGCAGGCCTCACCGCCGATGGCAGAGTCCTCTCTCGGTACATGCGATCCGAATGCATCAACTACAGCTTCACTTACGAGTCTCCGCTTCCTGTTGGTCGACTGGTTGTTCAGCTTGCCGACAAGGCTCAG GTTTGCACCCAAAGGTCCTGGAAACGGCCCTATGGTGTTGGTCTGCTTGTAGCTGGCTTGGATGAATCGGGGGCTCACCTCTATTACAACTGCCCAAGTGGGAATTACTTTGAATATCAGGCTTTTGCTATTGGATCCCGCTCACAGGCTGCAAAGACGTATTTGGAACGCAGGTTTGGGACGTTCCAAAACTCTTCACGAGAAGATCTTATCAAGGATGCACTTTTTGCAATAAGAGAAACCTTGCAAGGAGAAAAGCTTAAGAGCTCCATTTGCACAGTCACAGTGCTTGGAGTGGGGGAGCCTTTCCATATATTGGATCAGGAAACAGTGCAGGGGTTAATTAATGCATTTGAGATGGCAGGGGAGGAGGCTCCTGCTGCGGACCAGGGTGCTGCTGGTGAAGAGGGTGCTGCTGGTGAAGTGGTTGCTGCCGCAGAAGAGGGTGCTGCTCCTGAAGAGGGTGCTGCTACTGAAGAGGGTGCTGCTCCAATGGATATCTGA